In Oncorhynchus kisutch isolate 150728-3 linkage group LG7, Okis_V2, whole genome shotgun sequence, one DNA window encodes the following:
- the LOC109894656 gene encoding origin recognition complex subunit 3 isoform X2 translates to MAEGETEKEYATRKAIERLRERFQELTTTLKESPESPSDASLRFCQEFCQILVEHAGRWKAEEEPLPLLEVYTVAILSYAKAITCLSSECENVPLVLENLGLSCVELLLSLPESVPGALWEEFQSCVKSAHSLLQKHGNTQLHMLSAMAQEPGVWTNTTLSSILSNEMPEIDRVHEFLQIEGPTLLSMRIKHLIKQNRAEKAAVLAKMCSEYPEYEGKGNFKQTYLVCLCMTKTQEQLMQEIMQVDCKDGLEMICNLESDGDEKGALCLCSAFLERQLLQGDVYCAWELTLFWSKLLMRSESSADAFLGQCRKLVLLSRSVCHILFLIKVIQSEVGEVGLPVCIEMCIQALQMASSDNTDSRTTICKTISCLLPTDFEGCFVFKPSAKKRRKTPTVEDYFTHGCEDTENSKLRFRNCQTLWEKMKADTELLQDELNRKILDSLLAFIRKSVSTFQRGTDDWASGMRAHEIPTAALVLGVNVPDHDMTFQCLSDQLQQSVTPFVVSVQATECTALNHMLQRVLERLMGTSVSVDNEEEPEQCSTNVNQKRVHCSLITLCNWYKTVTKKAASGTASKKRTSVGKDMQQHPPIVVIFKDLEAFTPKVLQDFILICSRYVEQLPLMFVFGIATSPSTIQHMLPHSVSSLLGIELFQSLSCTQHLASVIDKVILTSQFPFKPNGKVLQVLVSIFLYHDFSVRNFIKGLQLALLEHFHSQPLSVLCCKKEAALVHATELSHRDVERLQQLPSFMRYVEEQGPQEQVELLTSDDHVKEVCQKLLKDLCKYHKNYYTTLRCLHILTASLPKYPLGKQIRELHISCLEKNVWENDEYVCAMQLLRMMAKDELTSALQKCAEILKSGKTKKMRAALLQLDNLLSKFDQPGDLVENAAGEDLTSPGKGLQKKTDLFQLQKTLLEMKKSRRTKEMSQFEIFRDQALEFIDSLVRSHLAPPESQPLYEVCYYSSSAVLRRHLNATPRTSIQTALSNPYHYLKNEDLRAEDGTVSNAAPDICIVYKLHLECGRLINLYDWLEAYATVVSAAEGKDPDSVDFGKVDELKHARFIQAVSELEFLGFIKSTKQKTDHVSRLTWGGC, encoded by the exons ATggcggagggagagacagagaaggaataTGCCACAAGAAAAGCTATCGAGCGGCTCCGAGAACGGTTCCAGGAATTGACTACAACACTTAAAGAAAGCCCGGAATCGCCGTCGGACGCCTCTTTGCGTTTCTGCCAGGAATTCTGCCAG ATCCTTGTGGAACATGCAGGTCGATGGAAGGCTGAGGAGGAGCCACTGCCTTTACTGGAGGTGTACACAGTGGCCATACTCAGTTATGCAAAGGCCATCACCTGTCTCTCCTCCGAATGTGAAAATGTGCCACTCGTACTTGAAAACCTAGGACT GAGCTGTGTGGAGCTCCTGCTCTCATTGCCTGAGAGTGTCCCTGGTGCCTTATGGGAGGAGTTCCAGTCCTGTGTCAAG TCGGCACACAGCCTTCTGCAAAAACATGGGAACACACAGCTTCACATGCTATCAGCTATGGCACAGGAGCCTGGCGTGTGGACCAACACCACTCTGAGCAGCATTCTGTCTAATGAGATGCCTGAAATTGACAGAG TTCATGAGTTCCTGCAAATAGAAGGTCCCACACTCCTTAGTATGCGAATAAAGCACCTTATCAAACAGAATCGAGCAGAGAAAGCAGCTGTCTTAGCGAAGATGTGCTCAGAGTATCCAGAGTATGAAGGAAAGGGAAACTTCAAGCAGACGTACCTTGTTTGCCTGTGTATGACAAAAACACAAGAACAACTCATGCAAGAG ATCATGCAGGTAGACTGTAAGGATGGATTGGAGATGATTTGTAACCTGGAGTCGGATGGGGATGAAAAAGGAGCCCTTTGTTTGTGCTCTGCATTCCTTGAGCGGCAGCTTCTCCAGGGAGATGTGTATTGTGCCTG GGAGCTCACACTATTCTGGAGCAAGCTTTTAATGCGGTCAGAGTCTTCAGCTGATGCATTTCTTGGTCAATGCAGAAAGTTGGTTCTGCTTTCCAGGAGCGTCTGTCATATCCTCTTCCTCATCAAGGTTATCCAATCGGAG GTTGGAGAAGTGGGACTGCCGGTGTGCATTGAAATGTGCATTCAAGCTCTACAAATGGCATCCAGTGACAACACGGACAGCAGGACCACCATCTGCAAAACTATTTCCTGCCTTTTGCCCACTGATTTTGAG GGTTGCTTTGTGTTCAAGCCCAGTGCCAAAAAGAGAAGGAAGACTCCAACAGTGG AGGATTATTTCACTCATGGCTGTGAGGACACGGAGAACAGCAAACTACGTTTCAGAAACTGTCAGACATTATGGGAGAAAATGAAGGCAGACACCGAG CTTCTGCAGGATGAGCTGAACAGGAAAATCTTAGACAGCCTCTTGGCGTTTATCAGAAAGAGTGTCTCCACTTTTCAGCGTGGCACGGATGACTGGGCGTCGGGTATGAGAGCCCACGAGATTCCGACAGCAGCCCTAGTGCTTG GAGTGAATGTACCAGATCATGATATGACCTTCCAGTGCCTCTCTGACCAGTTGCAGCAGTCGGTGACTCCCTTTGTGGTCTCTGTACAAGCCACAGAGTGTACAG CCCTGAATCACATGCTGCAGAGGGTTCTAGAGAGACTGATGGGTACTAGTGTGTCTGTGGATAATGAGGAAGAGCCTGAGCAGTGCAGTACCAATGTAAACCAGAAGAGGGTGCACTGCTCCCTCATCACACTCTGTAACTGGTACAAGACTGTGACAAAG AAAGCTGCCTCCGGCACCGCAAGTAAAAAGCGTACTTCCGTTGGCAAAGACATGCAACAGCATCCTCCTATTGTAGTGATCTTCAAAGACCTCGAGGCTTTCACCCCTAAAGTGCTGCAAGATTTCATCCTCATCTGCAG TCGGTACGTTGAACAGCTTCCGCTGATGTTCGTTTTTGGCATTGCCACGTCTCCCAGCACCATTCAACACATGCTGCCCCACTCTGTGTCCTCTCTGCTGGGCATCGAGCTCTTCCAGTCACTGTCCTGCACCCAGCACCTGGCTTCTGTCATAGACAAG gTGATCCTAACTTCCCAGTTTCCCTTCAAGCCCAATGGCAAGGTGCTGCAAGTGCTGGTCAGCATCTTCCTCTACCACGACTTCTCTGTACGCAACTTCATCAAAGGCCTGCAG TTGGCTCTGCTGGAGCACTTCCACAGCCAGCCTCTGAGCGTGCTGTGCTGTAAGAAGGAGGCGGCCCTGGTCCACGCCACTGAGCTCAGCCACAGGGATGTAGAGCGGCTCCAACAGCTGCCCTCCTTCATGAG GTACGTAGAGGAACAGGGTCCCCAGGAGCAAGTGGAGCTGTTGACTAGTGATGACCATGTGAAG GAAGTGTGTCAGAAACTACTGAAAGATCTTTGCAAATACCACAAGAACTACTACACCACTCTGAGGTGTCTCCACATTCTGACGGCTTCTCTGCCCAAATACCCTCTGGGAAAACAG ATAAGAGAGCTGCACATATCCTGTCTGGAGAAGAATGTGTGGGAGAATGATGAGTATGTGTGTGCCATGCAGCTTCTGAG GATGATGGCTAAAGACGAGCTCACCTCAGCCCTGCAAAAGTGTGCTGAGATCCTGAAATCTGGCAAGACAAAGAAAATGAGGGCTGCACTGCTTCAACTGGACAATTTACTCTCCAAATTTGACCAGCCAGGCG ATCTTGTTGAGAATGCAGCAGGGGAGGACCTCACTTCTCCAGGGAAAGGCCTCCAGAAGAAAACAGACTTGTTCCAACTGCAAAAG acTCTACTGGAGATGAAGAAATCTCGAAGAACCAAGGAAATGAGTCAGTTCGAGATATTCCGAGACCAAGCCCTGGAGTTCATTGACAGCCTTGTGAG GTCCCACCTGGCCCCACCCGAATCCCAACCACTGTACGAGGTATGCTACTACAGCTCCTCTGCTGTCCTGAGACGCCACCTCAACGCCACGCCACGCACCTCCATCCAGACCGCACTCAGCAACCCCTACCACTACCTGAAA AATGAAGATCTGCGGGCCGAGGACGGGACAGTCTCCAATGCTGCTCCTGACATCTGCATTGTGTACAAGCTGCATCTGGAGTGTGGGAGACTCATCAACCTGTATGACTGGCTGGAG GCTTATGCTACTGTGgtctctgctgcagagggtaagGATCCTGACTCAGTGGACTTTGGCAAAGTGGATGAACTCAAACA
- the LOC109894656 gene encoding zinc finger protein 292 isoform X1 — translation MAEGETEKEYATRKAIERLRERFQELTTTLKESPESPSDASLRFCQEFCQILVEHAGRWKAEEEPLPLLEVYTVAILSYAKAITCLSSECENVPLVLENLGLSCVELLLSLPESVPGALWEEFQSCVKSAHSLLQKHGNTQLHMLSAMAQEPGVWTNTTLSSILSNEMPEIDRVHEFLQIEGPTLLSMRIKHLIKQNRAEKAAVLAKMCSEYPEYEGKGNFKQTYLVCLCMTKTQEQLMQEIMQVDCKDGLEMICNLESDGDEKGALCLCSAFLERQLLQGDVYCAWELTLFWSKLLMRSESSADAFLGQCRKLVLLSRSVCHILFLIKVIQSEVGEVGLPVCIEMCIQALQMASSDNTDSRTTICKTISCLLPTDFEVKRACQLTEFLFQPTVDSYYAVEALYNEPDEKLEDENLPVPNSLRCELLLALKTQWPFDPEFWDWRTLKRNCLALMGEEGSIVSSIDTLNDADEGLEDDAAEKGPEFKDLEDFILNTTNELNEIADEKEKNREAKKLREKGFVSARFRNWRAYMQYCVLCDKEFLGHRIVRHAQKHFKDGVYTCPICADSFDTKEILEPHVASHVKQSCKERLAAMKATRKLPKPTQSTSSHCNNFKDGAVVKLEAETIVSPNDAHSLDGNCNSAETVKVSPPKPVQTKVSPQKPVPTRYEAEFTEDCVCPVTYCQKVFKFFRSLVTHVKAHKNDEEATRFLEIQRQKVVCQYCRRQFVNSRHLNDHLQMHCGAKPYYCIQLNCTASFHCNSELLMHKKQHTDFKSQCMFPNCGRIFNEAYLLYDHEAQHYLTFTCKIANCGNIFYSQSQLNLHQQNHDTNEMPVANENNPIPEIEPSTQCSARQEETCSASVNLDQKTAQDYVTEEVVKSGSLTVPENPKCPMKIKHSVESMLSSSVVNPRKEFRKCYVPLIKTKLGLENAKLSPVVPRQEMIANHVDPQYHCGTNPLKGCPKEEQNNRPTEAVQKVLPQDFPPREIKSEPPFILHPYQNTPAITGRDEDEYSCPLEACDRKYSTSKSLSRHVKKNHPDIFEDWKLAKKYKKVVKITSRKVPSVNKTSQDPENKTLLHQAPLCSNSGLQQFEYPVACSNLPAICPVWETPPNQTGLMQSEMGDSWTSTLNDCYAEVFHLNEYPNKSITPWQSEPYQLLERGREHTPANMHDSAIQPIKSESSLMNQMSEYVSSSLMLDNGGQHYGITNSGDNVDVSLMGKNYSSMSGQESNNLSAGGSHVSYVPNEYVLNSRASIDIPSNAVSHDGQVAPRNTVEMTNMEDVTHLTSPNYENQMSSSVDEMLLSPHASIQKDVSYNEDTHAESEAIPADEKIADHETQKVKRCRLSKRTKWPAIIKDGKVICRRCFREFSSTKSLGGHLSKRSQCKPLVEMDLAADLPMSFLDFLNDPNVPETGSIYNILNGEFPQEGVGNPSTPNPSNLSQKETQKPLDSQSSKTFPSVSANRQSKLSTNKTVWIELKESKNYAGSQQDGESKGSLAEKRSSASSFAACQDDKVIEIQNALQMLDLVEAAHEKSLQETCSSKYSGSQSNAISSYNVMQKDNVQNTTTKTIVKKEDQNRDNGPKPFKCEMDYCEYGFMTKEALFRHLGRVHDYTIEMIEELKKTPVKFSPYPCYICPKTFTRTTGLRIHYEKVHHLTQAEMNKLKVGNRKKRSSNPNIETEVESSHGTGSSVVSTFIKQEPLDIDTGCSIQSTNHAQSSEIITAGDAVQEDSMHQLTVERVQSPQDTLDDLDKSFYELESPSKTRYTKNETLMTASQINHTPVLKQKLGQGDSAERPAARSDARSFSHATEVGSSQAVKPSPEKASCSKNTISKDEVNFQRKEKVQKRLGLQLCDADNSFSPYRPYRCVHEGCAAAFTIQQNLILHSRAMHQSSLPLSSGDLDTVKAVTGEQAAEVENNEIRCQVKDCSRIFPGITTLVQHYLLLHKFTRDKTTAMMSSLNIGTFQCDRSECTLSFTSVEKYIDHIKNFHKEINISERGSVDQTFKCGYDGCDRVYTTKSNLLRHEMKKHDLIYIPRTQQQRTTCVKPNNGKENIENAVKLNKKNTKKDDGSLDHWTNFGKPSLKSMDEASAICTQKLSLQYPCMIKGCDTVERTERNIFKHYTTHGLTEKYIEDQRSQFMFCKKYPRSRVKDANKSEGMSTDSSEETDPDEDEPETSETNCQRQEVLDGDIQAEAKLSTDEISETQYFTSEVKKRGCPRKSERRALACPDRRLTLRNRPADKVHQLTEASDQGSTASQEEESKGGVALDSFPKFLDTSPSTHTPKRKISGCSRSELPLKRQRTLKQKAANIMSATPDEVIGACQNLVDFRNPQNLQSVNNVKIVMDKTFSDGADLLLKQLQDMRPMVIIQKWLYS, via the exons ATggcggagggagagacagagaaggaataTGCCACAAGAAAAGCTATCGAGCGGCTCCGAGAACGGTTCCAGGAATTGACTACAACACTTAAAGAAAGCCCGGAATCGCCGTCGGACGCCTCTTTGCGTTTCTGCCAGGAATTCTGCCAG ATCCTTGTGGAACATGCAGGTCGATGGAAGGCTGAGGAGGAGCCACTGCCTTTACTGGAGGTGTACACAGTGGCCATACTCAGTTATGCAAAGGCCATCACCTGTCTCTCCTCCGAATGTGAAAATGTGCCACTCGTACTTGAAAACCTAGGACT GAGCTGTGTGGAGCTCCTGCTCTCATTGCCTGAGAGTGTCCCTGGTGCCTTATGGGAGGAGTTCCAGTCCTGTGTCAAG TCGGCACACAGCCTTCTGCAAAAACATGGGAACACACAGCTTCACATGCTATCAGCTATGGCACAGGAGCCTGGCGTGTGGACCAACACCACTCTGAGCAGCATTCTGTCTAATGAGATGCCTGAAATTGACAGAG TTCATGAGTTCCTGCAAATAGAAGGTCCCACACTCCTTAGTATGCGAATAAAGCACCTTATCAAACAGAATCGAGCAGAGAAAGCAGCTGTCTTAGCGAAGATGTGCTCAGAGTATCCAGAGTATGAAGGAAAGGGAAACTTCAAGCAGACGTACCTTGTTTGCCTGTGTATGACAAAAACACAAGAACAACTCATGCAAGAG ATCATGCAGGTAGACTGTAAGGATGGATTGGAGATGATTTGTAACCTGGAGTCGGATGGGGATGAAAAAGGAGCCCTTTGTTTGTGCTCTGCATTCCTTGAGCGGCAGCTTCTCCAGGGAGATGTGTATTGTGCCTG GGAGCTCACACTATTCTGGAGCAAGCTTTTAATGCGGTCAGAGTCTTCAGCTGATGCATTTCTTGGTCAATGCAGAAAGTTGGTTCTGCTTTCCAGGAGCGTCTGTCATATCCTCTTCCTCATCAAGGTTATCCAATCGGAG GTTGGAGAAGTGGGACTGCCGGTGTGCATTGAAATGTGCATTCAAGCTCTACAAATGGCATCCAGTGACAACACGGACAGCAGGACCACCATCTGCAAAACTATTTCCTGCCTTTTGCCCACTGATTTTGAGGTGAAACGGGCATGCCAACTAACAGAGTTCCTCTTTCAGCCAACTGTGGACTCCTATTATGCTGTTGAAGCACTCTATAATGAACCTGATGAAAAGCTTGAGGACGAGAATCTTCCAGTACCCAACTCACTACGCTGTGAGTTACTGTTGGCCTTGAAGACACAGTGGCCTTTTGATCCAGAGTTCTGGGACTGGAGAACCTTGAAGCGCAATTGTTTGGCATTGATGGGTGAGGAGGGATCCATTGTGTCATCTATCGACACTCTCAATGACGCAGATGAGGGACTTGAGGATGATGCAGCAGAAAAAGGTCCAGAATTCAAAGACCTTGAGGACTTTATTTTGAATACTACAAATGAATTGAATGAAATTGCAGATGAAAAAGAGAAAAATAGGGAAGCTAAGAAATTAAGGGAGAAAGGGTTTGTATCTGCAAGATTTAGGAATTGGCGAGCCTATATGCAGTATTGTGTTCTATGTGATAAAGAGTTCCTTGGCCACAGGATAGTTCGCCATGCACAGAAGCATTTTAAAGATGGGGTCTACACCTGTCCAATTTGTGCTGACAGCTTTGACACTAAGGAGATTCTTGAGCCACATGTAGCATCCCACGTGAAGCAGTCTTGCAAAGAGCGACTTGCTGCTATGAAAGCAACAAGGAAATTGCCCAAGCCAACGCAATCTACCAGTAGTCATTGTAATAATTTTAAAGACGGAGCTGTGGTGAAGCTTGAGGCAGAGACCATTGTCAGTCCAAATGATGCTCATTCTCTGGATGGAAATTGCAACAGTGCTGAAACGGTCAAAGTCAGTCCTCCAAAGCCTGTACAAACTAAGGTCAGTCCTCAAAAGCCTGTACCAACTAGATATGAAGCAGAATTTACTGAGGATTGTGTCTGCCCTGTTACATACTGTCAGAAGGTATTCAAGTTTTTTCGGAGTCTTGTAACGCATGTAAAAGCCCACAAAAATGACGAGGAAGCAACACGTTTTCTGGAGATACAACGACAGAAGGTTGTGTGTCAGTATTGCCGTCGGCAGTTTGTGAATTCCAGACATCTCAATGATCATTTGCAAATGCACTGTGGCGCTAAGCCATACTATTGCATACAGCTGAATTGCACAGCCAGCTTTCACTGCAATTCGGAACTTCTCATGCACAAAAAACAACACACTGACTTTAAGTCACAGTGTATGTTTCCTAATTGTGGAAGGATTTTCAACGAGGCCTACCTGTTGTATGATCATGAGGCACAACATTACCTTACATTCACTTGCAAAATAGCTAATTGTGGGAATATTTTCTATTCACAGTCCCAGCTAAATTTGCATCAGCAGAACCATGACACTAATGAAATGCCCGTCGCAAATGAGAACAATCCTATACCTGAAATAGAACCTTCCACCCAGTGCTCCGCTAGGCAAGAGGAAACTTGCTCTGCCTCTGTCAATCTAGATCAGAAGACGGCACAGGATTATGTGACGGAAGAAGTGGTTAAATCAGGTTCGTTAACAGTTCCTGAGAACCCAAAATGCccaatgaaaataaaacattcagTCGAGAGTATGTTGAGCAGTTCTGTTGTCAATCCCAGAAAGGAGTTTCGGAAGTGTTATGTTCCACTGATCAAAACTAAGCTGGGATTGGAGAATGCAAAACTATCTCCTGTTGTCCCACGCCAAGAAATGATAGCAAATCATGTGGATCCCCAATATCACTGTGGAACAAATCCTTTGAAAGGGTGCCCAAAAGAGGAGCAGAATAACAGACCAACTGAAGCTGTTCAGAAAGTGTTGCCACAGGACTTTCCTCCACGAGAAATTAAGAGTGAACCCCCATTTATTCTACATCCATATCAAAACACTCCTGCAATAACTGGTAGAGATGAGGATGAGTATAGTTGTCCACTTGAAGCATGTGACCGCAAATACAGTACCTCCAAAAGTCTCTCCCGACATGTAAAGAAAAACCATCCAGACATTTTTGAAGACTGGAAACTGGCAAAGAAGTACAAGAAAGTTGTCAAAATAACTTCGAGAAAGGTTCCATCAGTGAACAAGACTTCACAGGACCCAGAGAACAAAACATTACTTCATCAAGCCCCACTATGCAGCAATAGTGGATTACAGCAGTTTGAATATCCGGTGGCATGTTCAAATTTACCTGCAATTTGTCCTGTTTGGGAAACCCCCCCAAACCAGACTGGTCTAATGCAGTCCGAGATGGGTGACTCATGGACATCTACATTGAACGATTGCTATGCAGAGGTCTTCCATCTGAATGAATACCCCAATAAGAGCATAACTCCTTGGCAATCAGAACCGTATCAACTGTTAGAAAGGGGCAGAGAACATACACCAGCAAATATGCATGATAGTGCCATCCAACCCATTAAATCAGAGTCAAGTCTGATGAATCAGATGTCGGAATATGTGTCAAGCTCTCTTATGCTGGATAATGGAGGACAACACTATGGGATAACTAATTCTGGGGATAATGTTGATGTTTCCCTAATGGGAAAAAACTATTCCAGTATGTCTGGCCAAGAAAGTAACAATTTGTCAGCTGGAGGTTCCCATGTTTCATATGTCCCAAATGAATATGTCCTTAATTCAAGGGCATCAATAGACATTCCAAGCAATGCAGTGAGCCATGATGGTCAAGTAGCACCAAGAAACACAGTGGAGATGACCAACATGGAGGATGTAACTCATCTTACATCACCCAATTATGAGAATCAGATGAGCAGCTCTGTAGATGAAATGCTTCTTAGTCCGCATGCTTCTATCCAAAAAGATGTATCGTACAATGAGGACACTCATGCAGAATCTGAAGCTATCCCTGCAGATGAGAAGATTGCTGATCATGAGACACAGAAAGTAAAACGCTGCAGACTCAGCAAGAGAACGAAATGGCCTGCTATCATAAAGGATGGCAAAGTCATCTGCCGAAGATGCTTTAGAGAATTCTCAAGCACAAAGTCTCTCGGAGGTCATCTTTCAAAACGCTCCCAGTGCAAGCCATTAGTTGAAATGGACTTAGCGGCTGATTTGCCTATGTCATTTCTCGACTTTCTCAATGACCCAAACGTTCCTGAAACTGGATCAATATACAACATACTAAATGGTGAATTCCCACAGGAAGGTGTTGGTAATCCCTCCACGCCAAATCCTTCTAATTTGTCACAAAAGGAAACCCAAAAACCACTGGATTCTCAATCATCAAAAACTTTTCCTTCAGTTTCGGCCAATAGACAATCCAAACTCAGCACAAATAAAACAGTGTGGATAGAATTGAAAGAGTCAAAGAATTATGCTGGCAGTCAGCAGGATGGGGAGTCAAAAGGCAGTCTTGCTGAAAAAAGGTCAAGTGCATCTTCCTTTGCGGCATGTCAAGATGACAAGGTTATAGAAATTCAAAATGCCCTACAAATGTTGGATTTAGTTGAAGCTGCACATGAGAAAAGTTTGCAGGAAACTTGTTCCTCAAAGTACAGTGGTAGCCAAAGCAATGCCATCTCAAGCTATAATGTCATGCAAAAAGATAATGTTCAAAACACGACAACAAAAACGATTGTCAAGAAGGAAGACCAGAATCGTGACAATGGCCCCAAGCCGTTCAAGTGTGAAATGGATTATTGTGAATATGGGTTCATGACAAAAGAGGCATTATTCAGACACCTTGGTAGAGTTCATGATTACACCATTGAGATGATTGAGGAACTCAAGAAAACCCCAGTCAAATTCTCTCCATATCCTTGTTACATTTGCCCAAAAACATTTACCAGAACCACAGGCCTAAGAATTCACTATGAAAAAGTCCACCACCTGACGCAGGCAGAGATGAACAAGTTAAAGGTCGGAAATCGCAAAAAAAGGTCAAGCAACCCCAATATTGAAACAGAGGTAGAGAGTAGTCATGGAACTGGATCTTCAGTTGTGTCAACTTTCATCAAACAAGAACCACTTGATATTGACACTGGCTGTTCAATTCAAAGCACAAATCATGCACAATCCTCTGAGATCATTACAGCTGGAGATGCAGTTCAAGAGGATTCCATGCATCAATTAACAGTTGAGAGAGTGCAATCACCACAAGATACCTTGGATGACTTGGACAAGTCATTTTACGAATTAGAATCACCATCAAAGACCAGATATACCAAGAATGAGACATTAATGACAGCCTCACAAATTAACCACACTCCAGTGTTGAAGCAAAAATTAGGTCAAGGTGACTCTGCGGAGAGGCCAGCTGCACGTTCCGATGCTAGATCTTTTAGCCATGCAACAGAGGTGGGATCCAGCCAGGCTGTGAAACCCTCACCAGAAAAAGCAAGTTGTTCAAAAAACACAATATCCAAAGATGAGGTTAATTTCCAAAGGAAAGAAAAGGTTCAGAAAAGGTTGGGGCTTCAACTGTGTGACGCTGACAATTCTTTCAGTCCATATAGGCCCTACCGTTGTGTTCATGAAGGATGCGCTGCAGCCTTTACCATCCAGCAAAATCTGATCCTTCACTCTAGGGCTATGCATCAGTCATCCCTTCCCCTGTCTTCAGGAGACCTTGATACTGTAAAGGCTGTCACTGGTGAACAAGCTGCTGAAGTTGAGAATAATGAAATCCGATGTCAAGTGAAAGACTGTTCAAGGATATTTCCAGGGATTACAACCTTGGTGCAGCATTACCTATTGCTTCATAAATTCACTCGAGATAAAACCACTGCTATGATGTCAAGCCTCAATATAGGGACATTCCAGTGTGACCGGTCAGAATGTACACTCTCCTTCACCTCTGTGGAGAAATACATTGACCACATCAAAAACTTTCACAAGGAAATAAACATCTCTGAGAGAGGCAGTGTGGATCAGACTTTTAAGTGTGGGTATGATGGCTGTGACCGGGTCTACACTACAAAGTCAAATCTTCTTCGTCATGAGATGAAAAAGCATGATTTAATTTATATTCCCAGAACACAGCAACAGAGAACAACATGCGTCAAGCCCAACAATGGCAAAGAGAACATTGAAAACGCAGTCAAATTGAACAAGAAAAACACTAAGAAAGATGACGGATCGCTCGACCACTGGACTAACTTTGGAAAACCCTCTCTGAAATCTATGGATGAGGCATCTGCCATCTGCACCCAAAAATTATCTTTGCAATATCCATGCATGATAAAAGGCTGCGACACAGTTGAACGGACTGAACGGAATATATTCAAACATTACACCACACATGGCCTCACCGAGAAATATATAGAGGATCAGAGAAGCCAGTTTATGTTCTGTAAAAAGTACCCACGCTCAAGAGTCAAAGATGCAAACAAATCCGAGGGTATGTCAACAGACTCCTCTGAGGAGACGGACCCTGACGAGGATGAGCCTGAGACTTCAGAGACCAACTGTCAGAGGCAAGAAGTGTTGGATGGTGATATTCAAGCAGAGGCTAAACTTTCAACTGATGAGATTTCTGAAACCCAGTATTTTACTTCAGAGGTCAAAAAGAGGGGTTGCCCCCGAAAATCAGAGCGGAGAGCATTAGCTTGTCCGGACAGAAGGTTGACTCTGAGAAATCGGCCAGCAGATAAAGTTCACCAGTTGACAGAGGCTTCGGACCAGGGCTCCACTGCTTCTCAAGAGGAAGAAAGCAAGGGCGGTGTTGCACTGGACAGTTTCCCGAAGTTCCTGGATACTTCACCATCGACCCACACTCCCAAAAGAAAAATTAGTGGATGTTCAAGGAGTGAGTTGCCATTAAAACGGCAGCGTACCCTTAAGCAGAAGGCCGCTAATATTATGTCCGCAACACCTGATGAAGTTATTGGAGCCTGTCAAAACCTTGTAGACTTCAGAAATCCTCAAAATCTTCAATCCGTGAACAATGTGAAGATTGTAATGGACAAAACCTTTTCCGACGGTGCTGATCTTTTGCTAAAGCAACTTCAAGATATGCGACCCATGGTTATAATACAAAAGTGGCTTTATAGTTGA